One window of Medicago truncatula cultivar Jemalong A17 chromosome 2, MtrunA17r5.0-ANR, whole genome shotgun sequence genomic DNA carries:
- the LOC11422898 gene encoding polygalacturonase produces MKFSTVIIVSFLFLADFCAAQSGVLDIAKFGGKPNSDIGMALTAAWKEACASTTAAKIVIPAGTYQLNGIELKGPCKAPIELQVDGTIQAPADPSVIKGTEQWFKFLYMDHLTLSGKGVFDGQGASVYKKAQPAAAWSGKGGNSKNFMNFGFNFVNNSLVHGVTSKDSKNFHVMVFGCNNITFDSFTITAPGDSPNTDGIHMGKSTGVKILNTNIGTGDDCVSIGDGSKQITVEGVKCGPGHGLSIGSLGKFTTEENVEGITIKNCTLTATDNGVRIKTWPDAPGTITVSDIHFEDITMTNVKNPVIIDQEYCPWNACSKKNPSKIKLSKITFKNVKGTSGTAEGVVLICSSAVPCDGVELNNVDLKFNGAPTTAKCTNVKPIVTGTAPVCQAPGAAPAASTTASPAAGKAPAGKSPAK; encoded by the exons ATGAAGTTCAGCACTGTCATTATTGTTTCATTCCTATTCCTTGCTGACTTTTGTGCAGCTCAATCTGGGGTCCTTGACATAGcaaaatttggaggaaaacCAAATTCTGATATCGGGATG GCTTTGACAGCTGCTTGGAAGGAAGCATGTGCATCAACAACTGCAGCGAAAATAGTGATTCCAGCTGGTACATACCAGTTGAATGGAATTGAACTTAAAGGTCCTTGTAAGGCTCCTATTGAACTTCAAGTTGATGGAACAATTCAAGCACCTGCAGACCCTAGCGTAATAAAAGGGACCGAACAATGGTTCAAGTTTCTATATATGGACCATCTTACCTTATCAGGCAAAGGAGTTTTTGATGGTCAAGGTGCATCTGTTTACAAAAAAGCTCAACCTGCAGCTGCTTGGAGTGGTAAAGGCGGTAACTCAAAAAATTTCATG AATTTCGGTTTTAATTTCGTCAACAATTCCCTCGTCCACGGCGTTACTTCTAAGGACAGCAAAAATTTCCATGTTATGGTTTTCGGATGCAATAATATTACATTTGATAGCTTCACAATTACTGCCCCTGGAGACAGTCCCAACACTGATGGAATCCACATGGGAAAATCAACTGGTGTTAAAATTCTTAACACTAACATCGGTACCGGAGATGACTGTGTCTCAATTGGTGATGGTAGTAAACAAATCACTGTCGAAGGTGTGAAGTGTGGACCTGGTCATGGTCTTAGTATTGGAAGCCTTGGAAAGTTTACGACTGAAGAAAATGTAGAGGGGATTACAATTAAGAACTGTACTCTGACAGCAACCGACAATGGTGTGAGGATCAAGACTTGGCCTGATGCACCGGGAACAATTACTGTTTCTGATATACATTTTGAAGATATTACCATGACGAATGTCAAGAACCCTGTCATCATAGACCAAGAGTATTGTCCATGGAACGCGTGCTCCAAAAAG AATCCatcaaaaataaagttaagcaAGATTACATTCAAGAACGTTAAGGGAACCTCAGGAACTGCAGAAGGAGTTGTTCTTATTTGCAGCAGTGCCGTACCATGTGATGGTGTCGAGCTAAATAATGTTGATCTCAAATTCAATGGAGCACCAACCACAGCGAAGTGTACCAATGTCAAACCTATAGTTACAGGAACAGCTCCTGTATGTCAAGCTCCAGGTGCAGCTCCAGCTGCATCCACAACTGCATCTCCAGCTGCTGGAAAAGCTCCTGCTGGAAAATCTCCTGCTAAAtaa
- the LOC120578065 gene encoding protein SOB FIVE-LIKE 3, whose translation MEPPHHIFLASEEECHSSESGWTMYIGSPINHEDENFDHDYKDNNKVHYYQEIHQTQVDAEIESDDSMASDASSGPSHHHAVNFHHPLGIYEGGYDLRHFKKNVEEGDKVYEYYCFDHQKKGNRKKENQVGEKNGEKKQKTQVQGGGKVKVRKNQRVGTRK comes from the coding sequence ATGGAGCCACCTCATCACATTTTCTTAGCAAGTGAAGAGGAATGTCATAGTAGTGAATCTGGATGGACCATGTATATTGGTTCTCCAATAAATCATGAGGATGAAAATTTTGATCATGATtataaagataataataaagtgCATTATTATCAAGAGATTCATCAAACTCAAGTTGATGCTGAAATTGAAAGTGATGATTCTATGGCTTCTGATGCTTCTTCTGGACCAAGTCATCATCATGCTGTTAATTTTCATCATCCCTTGGGAATTTATGAAGGTGGCTATGATTTGAGACATTTCAAGAAAAATGTGGAAGAGGGTGACAAGGTTTATGAGTACTATTGCTTTGATCATCAAAAGAAAggaaatagaaagaaagaaaatcaagTAGGAGAAAAGAATGGGGAGAAGAAACAGAAGACTCAAGTTCAAGGTGGTGGAAAAGTTAAGGTGAGGAAAAATCAAAGGGTTGGAACAAGAAAATAG